Sequence from the Heliomicrobium undosum genome:
GCGGGCGCTGTCCGCGTTTCTACATATATACTATCTCTCCACAGCGCGTGAATATCCGTTCGAAAACAGGGGATAACCGTATCCCCGCTTGTGAAAATGTTCAAACTGGGGGTAGCCTGTGATGACTTCACAGTTTGCCGGTCTATGGCAACAATCTTTGGAGATATTGAAACAAGAACTGAAACCGGCCAGTTTTGACACATGGTTGAAAAACACGCAACTGGTGACGATGCAAAACGGAGAGGCCCATATCGGCGTACCCAATGATCTGGCCCGCGACTGGCTGGAAAACAGATACGCCACCCTGGTGAAAAACGCCCTCTCCGTTGTCCTCGGCGAATCGGTGGAAGTCCGGTTTTTTACACCGAGCGCCGATTCGCGCCGTTCCGAACATTCCCGCCGTCCTGTAGCAGCCGAAGAGAGCAGCCCGCCGCTGTTAAATCCCAAGTACACCTTCGACACCTTCGTGGTGGGCAACTCCAACCGCTTCGCTCATGCTGCTGCGCTGGCCGTCGCCGAAGCGCCGGCCAAAGCCTACAACCCCCTCTTCGTCTATGGGGGCGTCGGTTTGGGGAAAACTCACCTGATGCAGGCCATCGGCCATTTTGTCATTGACCAGCGTCCCCAATCCAGGGTTGTCTACGTGTCGTCCGAAAAATTCACCAATGAGTTGATCAACGCCATCCGCGACGACAAGACGGTGGAGTTTCGCAACCGCTACCGCAACATCGACGTGCTGTTGATCGATGATATTCAATTCCTGGCTGGCAAAGAACGGACCCAGGAAGAGTTTTTCCACACCTTCAACGCCCTTCATGAGTCGAGCAAGCAGATCATCATCTCCTCGGACCGGCCGCCAAAAGAGATCCCCACCTTGGAAGACCGGCTGCGGAGCCGATTCGAATGGGGTTTGATCACCGACATCAACCCGCCCGACCTGGAGACGCGGATCGCCATCCTGCGCAAAAAAGCGATCCTGGAAAACCTGGATGTGCCCAATGAAGTCATGGTCTTTATTGCCAACATCATTCAATCCAACATCCGCGAGTTGGAGGGCGCCTTGAACCGGGTCATCGCCTTTGCCAACTTAAGCGGCAAGTCCCTCACATCGGATGTGGCCGAAGAGGCCTTAAAAAACATCATCCCCTCTCACCGGGCCAAGGTGATCACCATCGCGCTCATTCAAGAGGTCGTGGCTGAGCACTACAATATGCGAGTGGAAGATTTCAAAGCGAAAAAACGAACCCGTGATGTGGCCTTCCCGCGGCAGATCGCCATGTACCTCTCTCGGGAGATGATCGACGTGTCTCTCCCGAAGATTGGCGAAGAATTTGGCGGCCGGGACCACACCACCGTCATCCACGCCCATGAAAAAATTACGAAAGATATCGAAAAGGATCCCCAACTGGAAATGACGATTCAAGTTT
This genomic interval carries:
- the dnaA gene encoding chromosomal replication initiator protein DnaA, which produces MTSQFAGLWQQSLEILKQELKPASFDTWLKNTQLVTMQNGEAHIGVPNDLARDWLENRYATLVKNALSVVLGESVEVRFFTPSADSRRSEHSRRPVAAEESSPPLLNPKYTFDTFVVGNSNRFAHAAALAVAEAPAKAYNPLFVYGGVGLGKTHLMQAIGHFVIDQRPQSRVVYVSSEKFTNELINAIRDDKTVEFRNRYRNIDVLLIDDIQFLAGKERTQEEFFHTFNALHESSKQIIISSDRPPKEIPTLEDRLRSRFEWGLITDINPPDLETRIAILRKKAILENLDVPNEVMVFIANIIQSNIRELEGALNRVIAFANLSGKSLTSDVAEEALKNIIPSHRAKVITIALIQEVVAEHYNMRVEDFKAKKRTRDVAFPRQIAMYLSREMIDVSLPKIGEEFGGRDHTTVIHAHEKITKDIEKDPQLEMTIQVLKEKIQRA